One genomic segment of Rubritalea squalenifaciens DSM 18772 includes these proteins:
- the tnpA gene encoding IS200/IS605 family transposase: protein MAHTFCHCCVHIIFSTKERYPFFADYALRSELHRYLGGVLKSLGCKPVQIGGVEDHVHVLCILGKQVTVADLVKELKRVSSKWLGEGSGSMMKKFSWQSGYGAFSVSSSAIGEVISYIANQEEHHARMSFQNEYRSLLNKHGLDYDEKYLWD from the coding sequence ATGGCCCATACGTTTTGCCACTGCTGTGTACATATAATATTTTCCACAAAAGAACGTTATCCCTTTTTTGCGGATTACGCTTTAAGGTCTGAGCTGCATCGCTATTTGGGCGGTGTCCTAAAAAGTTTAGGCTGTAAGCCTGTACAGATTGGTGGGGTAGAGGATCACGTGCATGTTCTGTGTATTCTCGGAAAGCAAGTTACGGTTGCTGATCTGGTAAAGGAACTGAAGCGTGTATCAAGCAAATGGCTTGGTGAGGGCTCAGGAAGCATGATGAAGAAGTTCTCATGGCAGTCAGGTTATGGTGCATTTTCTGTTTCCTCATCAGCTATCGGTGAGGTGATCAGTTACATTGCCAATCAAGAGGAGCACCATGCAAGGATGAGCTTTCAAAATGAATATCGCAGTTTGCTCAATAAGCATGGACTTGACTATGATGAGAAGTACTTGTGGGACTAA